The genomic window CTGTTCGGTTCGAAGAAGCTGCCCGATGCAGCTCGCGGACTGGGTCGCTCTCTTCGAATCTTCAAGAGCGAAGTCAAGGAGATGCAGAACGACGGGAAGACCGAGGCGCAGCCGACTCAGCAGGCAACGCCCACCCAGCTCGATTCGCAGGCCCCCGTGCAGGCAAGCGACATTCGCGCCACCAACGGTGTGAACGTGCACCCGGACTCCAAGTCCGCCTGACAGCTGATCTGCGGCGAACCG from Rhodococcus sp. P1Y includes these protein-coding regions:
- the tatA gene encoding Sec-independent protein translocase subunit TatA; translated protein: MGAMSPWHWAIVALVVVILFGSKKLPDAARGLGRSLRIFKSEVKEMQNDGKTEAQPTQQATPTQLDSQAPVQASDIRATNGVNVHPDSKSA